The Sporosarcina sp. Marseille-Q4943 genome includes the window AACCCGACATTACCGAGCGCCACAATCAGCTTCGGCTCAATATTCGCCAGCTCATAATCGAGCACCGGTGCATGGGCTAATATCTCTTTCATTGTCGGCGGCCGATTGTACTTCCGCTTCGTCATCGTGCCGTCCCTCTCCCGCTTTTCGCCCCATCGAAACGGCCGGCTGCGCACCGCACTCGTAATATAGACGTCCTCACGCGTCAAACCGATCGAATCGAGCGACTTCATCAATTCCTTGCCGGCCCTGCCGATGAATGGGATGCCGTCCACAATCTCGAATTCCCCCGGCGCTTCGCCGATCAGCATCAGTTCAGGCTTTTGCGGACCCTCCCCGTAGACAAACCCCTCCACAGGAAATCCTTTGATCCGTTCCTTGCCAATATCCGCAATCGATTCTGGTATCCGAAACATCGACACACTCCCTTTCAGCCTTGCAGTAAATAGATTGTTTCATCCATAAACGCTTTGCCGTCCCCTTGTTTAATCTTGTTAATTCCATCTTCTATCCGATCATATCGAAATGCGCGGATGATTGCGAATAGGTGAGGGATCATCTCCTTTTCGTGATCAGACAATGGTCTTTCTAATGTATAAGCGTCTATGTATGCTTCGTATCGCTCTTCTGGAGTTTCTTGTCCTTCGAAGTCATAATGCCATGCCAAGAAAACAGCAACGCCTATGCACTCATTAAGCAGGACTTCATCCCCCGCGATGTCGTAATCAAAAACGGCGGAAATTTTATCTTGTTGGAATAAAAGATTATAAGGACATAAATCCCCTTGAACAGGCCCTGCCGGAAGCGAACTCCACACTTCTTTCAAATATGATCTTCTACTTTGATACAGTTCTTTTACCGTGGCTAGCTCCATCCTAAACGTTTCCTGTCCTTCAACGTTTTGAACGAAGTCCAAATAGCTTAATTCATTTTCATCATAATCACCAAGCGCATCGGTTTCATTCCCGCCGAACATGCCCCAACTCGTTCCTGTTCCGAAGCGGAAATCTGTTGTTGAAGAGATGGCATGCTGTTTGCCGAGCAATTTTCCAATCTCTCTAATATGTGACAGTCGGAGACGTTTAATCTCCTCCCCATGCCCTTGTCTTTCGAGAATAAACAGCAAACCTTCATGCTCAACGCATCGATTTCCCTTCATCGTATTTTCGGGTACTATGAACGGCAATCCCGCCTTGCTCATAATGATTGTAAATTCGATGACTTTCTCAATAAATGAAGCAGGCTGCTTTTCCCCTTTTAGAAAATATGTGTTTTCGCCCACTTCAACTTCTGCAACAATTCTATCTCTGTCCCTCAAAATTTTGTGCCGTGTAACAGGCTCTGTAAAATAGTGTTGCATGACTGTGCGAATCAATTCATCCGCCTCCAACGATGTATTGCTCCAATGCCCGTTCCACGCTTGTCGCAAAATTATTGCCCGCTCCCCAATCGAAGCGGAAGAAAACGCCCTCCGAGCTGCCCGCCGCGACGACATGGACGCGCGTTGCTCCTTCGAAATCATCGATTGTTGCAGTGACCGACGCACGATTATTCGAGCGCATATAGTACTTCTCCATAATCAATACATGGACTTCCGACGAACCGGCTGTCCTCCTATAATGATCCACTAACGTACCACTAATGCTCCCCCGGATGATTTCCGATTGAATGATAGACGCTGCTTCACTTGGCGAAATTGACACGTTGAAATTTTTGATAGACATACCAACATCCCCTCTCTATATACGTCTAAATACGTATGGAACCGAATGGAAGTTTCAATTTGTTGAAATTTCCGAGAGAGGAGAGGCGGTCTTCGGGCGCGGATTGCCGTTCTTTGGACGCGGAAGGCGCAAACATCAGTCTTCCATTCCATCCATACAAAAAAGGACTGCCGAGTAGCAGTCCTTTCGTTTATTCCAATTCCAATTGCTTTGTTTCGGTCCCGAGGAACAGAACCGCCAGGACGCCGATGATGATGGCGCCGCAGAAGATCGCGAAAATGAGGCCGAAGCCGTAGCCTGCGGTTAACAGAGAGCCAACGAGCATCGGGCCGAAGATGCCACCGATTCTGCCGGCTGCTGCCGCCATGCCTGAGCCGGTCGCCCGGACGGCAGTCGGGTATTGCTCCGGCGAATAGGCGTATAGCGCCCCCCATGCCCCTAAGTTGAAGAATGAAAGGAAAGCACCGAATATGAGAAGCATGGTAAGCGATTCAGCATTCCCGAACATAAGCGCACTCGCCGCTGTTCCAATCAAGTATGTTGCAAGCACGAACTTTCGCCCTGCCCTCTCAATGAGCCAGGCAGCCGTGAAGTAGCCCGGCAATTGCGCCAGTGTCATTATGAGCACGTATTTGAAGCTGTGGATCATGTCAAACCCTTTCATGACCATGACGCTCGGCAGCCAGAGGAACATTCCATAATAGGAGAATACGACAGTGAACCAGACGATCCAAAGCATCGTTGTCCTGCGCGCGTATGGCTTGGACCAAATAAGCTTCAACTTTTCACCGAAGGATTGCTTCGGCTCCCCTTCCCTTTCGAATTTCGGGGAATCGGGCAAGTTCCGTCGTAAGTAGATGGCGTAAAAAGCAGGGAGTGCTGTCAGGATGAGCGCAACCCTCCACCCGTATTCCGGGATGATGAAGTATGCCAGCAATGCTGCGATGAGCCAACCTGCCGCCCAGAAGCTTTCCAATAAGACGACGACGCGTCCGCGCTCTTTAGCGGATACGCTTTCCGATACAAGCGTCGAAGCGACCGGAAGCTCCCCTCCGAGACCCGCCCCTACGAAGAATCGCAAAATGAGGAAGACGGTCAACGTCGTCGTCAGCGCCGATAATCCGCTCGCCAATGAAAAGAGCACAAGCGTAATCATGAATACATTTTTCCTTCCGATCCGATCCGCGAGCAAACCGAAGCCGAAAGCCCCGATTGCCATGCCGATCGAGTTCATGCTCCCGATCCAGCCCATTTCTGTCGTGGACAAATGCCATTCGACCGAGATGGCTGCAATGACAAACGATAGGATGCCGACATCCATCGCATCGAACATCCAGCCTGTCCCGGAAATTGCGAGTAATTTATTGCGGGAAATTCCGCCTGTTTGTTTGTTCACATTCAGTCTGCCCTTCGTTGTATGATTTGGTGTCTTGACACTTGTCATTATACTCCCGGGCAACCGATTATCACAAGAACTTTTTTTACTTAATAAGCAATTTCCCGTCAATCACCCGTGCATGAACCCCTAATGTATCCGTGTCAATACGATGGACCGCGTCTCCGATCCAAATTTCCGTACCGCAGCGGGCGAGACCAATTGTAATTGTCCCTTCCCCATCCGTCTTGATGACTGTCTTCACGCCTTTTTTGGATCCCGTCTCTTGTATGGACACCTTTTCACTGCCGACAATGACGCCGCCACGGCAGCAGCCTTCGATGAACACTTGCTTTTTTGCAGTGACGGAACAATTGTGTAGACCGGAATCCGTCACTTCAATGTTTCCGTTGCATGACAGAGTACTGTTGATGGCGTATGGAAGCTTCAGCAAAGAATTTCCGCATTCCCTTGCCGAATATTGCTCGACTAGCGCGTGGGCCTCTTTCAGAAGCGTTGAAAACTCCTCCGCGTTCTTGACGACCGTCATCGATGTGTCCGTAA containing:
- a CDS encoding uracil-DNA glycosylase, with the translated sequence MFRIPESIADIGKERIKGFPVEGFVYGEGPQKPELMLIGEAPGEFEIVDGIPFIGRAGKELMKSLDSIGLTREDVYITSAVRSRPFRWGEKRERDGTMTKRKYNRPPTMKEILAHAPVLDYELANIEPKLIVALGNVGLQRLLGKDAKVTELHGQLLERPVRFLPDLDATTYEWTSRLYRIVPTFHPAAVFYRPSHRPDLEADWLKIGQFLEDVRNE
- a CDS encoding phosphotransferase enzyme family protein — its product is MRQAWNGHWSNTSLEADELIRTVMQHYFTEPVTRHKILRDRDRIVAEVEVGENTYFLKGEKQPASFIEKVIEFTIIMSKAGLPFIVPENTMKGNRCVEHEGLLFILERQGHGEEIKRLRLSHIREIGKLLGKQHAISSTTDFRFGTGTSWGMFGGNETDALGDYDENELSYLDFVQNVEGQETFRMELATVKELYQSRRSYLKEVWSSLPAGPVQGDLCPYNLLFQQDKISAVFDYDIAGDEVLLNECIGVAVFLAWHYDFEGQETPEERYEAYIDAYTLERPLSDHEKEMIPHLFAIIRAFRYDRIEDGINKIKQGDGKAFMDETIYLLQG
- a CDS encoding DUF6054 family protein; amino-acid sequence: MSIKNFNVSISPSEAASIIQSEIIRGSISGTLVDHYRRTAGSSEVHVLIMEKYYMRSNNRASVTATIDDFEGATRVHVVAAGSSEGVFFRFDWGAGNNFATSVERALEQYIVGGG
- a CDS encoding MFS transporter, whose amino-acid sequence is MFDAMDVGILSFVIAAISVEWHLSTTEMGWIGSMNSIGMAIGAFGFGLLADRIGRKNVFMITLVLFSLASGLSALTTTLTVFLILRFFVGAGLGGELPVASTLVSESVSAKERGRVVVLLESFWAAGWLIAALLAYFIIPEYGWRVALILTALPAFYAIYLRRNLPDSPKFEREGEPKQSFGEKLKLIWSKPYARRTTMLWIVWFTVVFSYYGMFLWLPSVMVMKGFDMIHSFKYVLIMTLAQLPGYFTAAWLIERAGRKFVLATYLIGTAASALMFGNAESLTMLLIFGAFLSFFNLGAWGALYAYSPEQYPTAVRATGSGMAAAAGRIGGIFGPMLVGSLLTAGYGFGLIFAIFCGAIIIGVLAVLFLGTETKQLELE